One window of the Chryseobacterium sp. CY350 genome contains the following:
- the mtgA gene encoding monofunctional biosynthetic peptidoglycan transglycosylase → MWKKIKQLIFIVLILNVVFIIWGRFFNPPITITQIGGLFEYGKLSRDYISYDEMGNNVKKAVIASEDQKFFNHNGFDYTAIEKAMKNNEKGKKLRGGSTISQQTAKNVFLWQGRSWIRKGLEAMYTFIIEKVWSKDIILERYLNSIEMGQGVFGIEAASQYYFGKSSKDLNTSEAAWIAAVLPNPKKYDPKNPSSYLRKKHNWIVRQMRNVTLK, encoded by the coding sequence ATGTGGAAAAAAATAAAACAACTTATTTTCATCGTTCTTATTTTGAACGTAGTATTCATCATCTGGGGAAGATTTTTTAATCCGCCCATCACGATTACGCAAATTGGCGGACTGTTTGAGTATGGTAAACTCAGTCGCGATTACATTTCTTACGATGAAATGGGAAATAATGTAAAAAAAGCGGTAATAGCTTCCGAAGATCAAAAGTTTTTTAACCACAATGGTTTTGATTATACTGCGATCGAAAAAGCGATGAAAAACAATGAAAAAGGGAAAAAGCTGAGAGGTGGAAGCACGATTTCGCAACAGACCGCAAAAAATGTTTTTCTTTGGCAGGGAAGAAGCTGGATTAGGAAGGGGCTTGAAGCAATGTATACTTTTATCATCGAAAAAGTCTGGAGTAAAGACATTATTCTTGAGAGATATCTAAATTCTATTGAGATGGGGCAGGGAGTTTTTGGTATAGAAGCTGCTTCACAATATTATTTTGGAAAATCTTCAAAAGACCTAAATACTTCAGAAGCAGCGTGGATTGCAGCTGTATTGCCCAACCCTAAAAAATACGATCCAAAAAATCCTTCTTCTTACTTGAGAAAGAAACATAATTGGATCGTACGACAAATGAGAAATGTAACTTTGAAGTAG
- the recF gene encoding DNA replication/repair protein RecF (All proteins in this family for which functions are known are DNA-binding proteins that assist the filamentation of RecA onto DNA for the initiation of recombination or recombinational repair.), with product MIIKKLTLYNFKNHSEKKFEFSPQINCFVGNNGAGKTNILDALHYLSVGKSFLGNTDINNIKTDEDFFTIDAEIQNEDSEDSIKISQPKEAKKIIKKNDKSYDRMADHIGYLPSVMISPYDSNLISDSGESRRKFLDSMISQTDSGYLFDLIQYQKTIQQRNALLKYFAKNRVWDKDSLEIYDDPITKSGTKIFVKRKEFVEKLNPIVQNFYEIISGGKETVSVIYESHLLESFDVAQPEKKFRDLLTESLERDRMLTYTSKGIHKDDLLFEMDSVLIKKIGSQGQQKSFLISLKLAQMSLVKELTGKTPILLLDDIFDKLDDTRVAQLIKLVNQENFGQIFITDTHRERTESVVKKINEESIIFEI from the coding sequence ATGATCATTAAAAAACTCACCCTTTACAATTTTAAAAACCATTCTGAGAAAAAGTTTGAGTTTTCACCGCAGATCAATTGTTTCGTAGGAAACAACGGTGCCGGAAAAACCAACATTCTTGATGCTTTGCACTATCTCTCTGTAGGGAAAAGTTTTTTGGGAAATACCGACATCAATAACATCAAAACAGACGAAGATTTTTTCACAATCGATGCTGAAATTCAAAACGAAGACAGCGAAGACAGTATCAAAATTTCGCAGCCGAAAGAAGCCAAGAAAATCATTAAAAAAAATGATAAAAGCTATGATAGAATGGCAGATCACATCGGTTATTTGCCAAGCGTGATGATTTCTCCGTACGATTCGAATCTTATCTCAGATTCGGGAGAAAGTCGTAGGAAATTTCTTGATTCGATGATTTCTCAGACTGATTCCGGTTACCTTTTTGATCTCATTCAATACCAAAAAACGATTCAGCAGAGAAATGCTTTACTGAAATATTTCGCAAAAAACCGAGTTTGGGATAAAGATTCTCTGGAAATTTATGACGATCCTATTACAAAATCCGGAACCAAAATTTTTGTAAAAAGAAAGGAATTTGTTGAAAAACTGAATCCGATTGTTCAGAATTTTTACGAGATAATCTCTGGCGGAAAAGAAACAGTTTCTGTAATTTATGAATCTCATCTATTGGAAAGCTTCGATGTTGCTCAGCCAGAAAAGAAGTTTCGTGATCTTTTAACAGAAAGTTTAGAGCGCGACAGAATGCTTACCTACACTTCAAAAGGAATTCATAAAGATGATTTGCTTTTTGAGATGGATTCTGTTCTCATTAAAAAAATAGGTTCGCAAGGACAGCAGAAATCGTTTTTAATTTCATTAAAACTCGCTCAGATGAGTTTGGTGAAAGAACTTACCGGAAAAACTCCGATTCTTTTGCTTGATGATATTTTTGATAAATTGGATGATACTCGTGTTGCTCAGTTGATCAAATTGGTTAATCAGGAGAATTTCGGACAGATTTTTATTACAGATACTCACAGAGAACGTACGGAAAGTGTGGTGAAGAAAATAAATGAAGAAAGTATAATTTTTGAGATTTAA
- a CDS encoding alpha-2-macroglobulin family protein → MKKFPKFLFLLLMLVNFSVAFSQNYYDQQWKKIEENSKKGTFKSNLPVILEIQKQAMKENNALQLIRSLKLEFSIVNQTTDDDKNDSVSKFFAKLQNAEKNLKGDDLLVYKVLLSGFMFDYYNEHSWEIDGRTNMNSQDISQIETWSKLDFKNYLSKNFKDLDRQKAEMKKISFAKYKDAFSNTNDAAYFPTLLDWYSLRKVNFLSNNELFTKNELIENRTLINGVFDELISESSGNSKLYFMHQKISENCQFTQCKDKFEQLQNLVKSNTDGDYKVLVMEEVMNELILKNKKSEALAIGNQAKNEYPKSSFLNNIKNKDNQIINPYLAIKYEEQTQPNLPIHLVAEYKNVSQFSVKIYVVKDDLLSFIQYAKNPYNNAFSKVKKSLLKTETFNLADTKDYQLHKTSLEIKPLPSGIYVAEYAVAGVDGKDMESRQNFYFLVSNHKIIYQSRNDRNQLLNVLKLVNSENGKPINNENLTFHEFVQNKNLNKANGKTDEKGVFKFPVTTNNEYYRTFLVQQQKSNDFQIMEVYGNQSNEAVNYEVNNLEKAQIFLDRAIYRPGQTVYFKAINTKSVGQKENVISNLKQRITLKDSNDEEVSSQDFTTNEFGSYHGSFILPKGKLNGQFTLSVNKGDDDMQYLGVAYFQVEEYKRPKFEVTFDPVKDEYKYGQTIELKGKAMMFSGVALSNTNVNYEIKKQNIRWRYFPWYPNNHDNENSILGEAKTNEKGEFIIKLDLKKDEKLEGIQIDNYQISASATDINGETQTANTNLKVSSVSHYIKADDIKNIFADENVKLKVETKNYNEQNLKKAYQVRLKKLESPERIFRNNFKSDIQNFPQLSKEEFIKKFPHDLYDKNDELKNWKSTIVFEKTQKPVGDKKEQSANLDLGKLEAGDYMLELYNIEGKDTIKSSQNFNVWDKKSLKPNQKTFLTVLEPKDEFSRGEKAKIYVYSAIPDALVNVFVQDGSGKTISEVQKFKNGILEFTVDIPKEKSVTNLNVQFQVVAFNDVQTETVDLKIKDTAQPLKIETVTFRDKLEPNSKEKWTVKVVGTGKEKINAEVLANMYDKSLDQFAVNTFGWEKLYMPYSIISSYEIREYLSQKNYQRRVQYYNGKFVSVPQFNWFDGRIIGSDLDNDGDGVLDRDDACPTVPGYSEYNGCPKPKMVTANEIESSIASPAPMAAGGKNIEEVVVLGYNKTITKRSTVASNTVQSADSMVDIKSSKEELDKIPVRQNLNETAFFYPDLKTDAEGNVNFEFTSPEALTKWKLMFLAHTKEARAATLEKEVVTQKEFSVTPNYPRFLREGDELNLQSKLSNLTSKKLSGTAQLQILDAFTNEDISVKFGLISSVQNFDLNENGNSALMWKVKVPNNVSSIILKVIAKGGQYSDGEQKAIAILPNRMLVTDALPIFVKEGETKTFELENLKNANSTTISNVSNTLELTTNPIWEIMFALPSLKNDQNNSADVIFNKWFADVLASEIFKSNPKLKTVFEEYQNKGLLGSNLEKNQELKQLLLEETPWVLESKNEEEQMQKLALLFDANTMKNSINQDWDDFKKLQNPDGGFSWYSGYPSSYSTSLYILKNLGKINAWLKDNVKDYQSSEQKELVANLVRYVDGEIEKYYDAKRDNVWNNWSLDYLDTRNYWEKEYPLKGKGASLKSLVKQKATTAKITDFTFFGLHRTALLMNDYGIKDVSEKFLNYLKETSVDSKSQGTYWKQNLDDWGWFSSKVVNHAGALEVFNKLKPNDQKFIEDMKIWLITQKEVNSWGSSRGTAEVIFTILNSGKSWTSAQSDKATIIWGGKELKPQTQATGYVKSTVKTDILDTNLATVTVTKLGAGIVQGGLFWQYYEDLNKIKSSENYISITKELYKKVKTVNGEELQKILPETPLKVGDKVTVRMILNTDRAMEFIHIKDMRAAGFEPLDVISGYQWKNNLGYYQSTKDASTNFYIESMPKGKYVFEYDFVTNASGKFSNGITTMQNYYAPQMNAHTKGTTIIIAE, encoded by the coding sequence ATGAAAAAATTTCCTAAGTTTTTATTCCTTCTACTGATGCTCGTTAATTTCTCGGTGGCATTTTCGCAAAATTATTACGACCAGCAATGGAAGAAAATAGAAGAAAACAGCAAGAAAGGGACATTCAAATCCAACCTTCCTGTTATTCTGGAAATACAAAAACAAGCCATGAAAGAAAATAATGCACTTCAGCTCATTCGCTCTCTCAAATTAGAATTCAGTATTGTAAATCAGACAACCGATGATGATAAAAATGATTCTGTTTCAAAGTTTTTTGCGAAGCTGCAAAATGCGGAAAAGAATTTGAAGGGTGATGATCTTTTGGTTTATAAAGTATTGTTATCTGGCTTTATGTTCGATTATTATAATGAGCATTCTTGGGAAATTGATGGCAGAACGAATATGAATTCTCAGGATATTTCGCAAATTGAAACATGGAGTAAACTTGATTTTAAAAATTATTTGAGTAAAAATTTTAAAGATCTGGATCGCCAAAAAGCTGAGATGAAAAAAATCTCTTTTGCAAAATATAAAGATGCTTTTTCAAATACAAATGATGCAGCTTATTTCCCGACCTTGCTTGATTGGTATTCGCTTCGAAAAGTGAATTTTTTATCTAATAACGAATTGTTTACCAAAAATGAATTAATAGAAAACAGAACTCTAATCAATGGTGTTTTTGATGAGTTAATTAGTGAGAGTTCAGGAAATTCTAAGTTGTACTTCATGCATCAGAAAATATCTGAAAACTGCCAGTTTACGCAATGTAAAGATAAATTTGAGCAACTTCAGAATTTAGTGAAATCAAATACTGACGGCGATTACAAAGTTCTTGTAATGGAAGAGGTCATGAATGAACTGATTTTAAAAAATAAAAAAAGTGAGGCTTTAGCAATCGGAAATCAGGCCAAGAATGAATATCCGAAATCTTCTTTTCTTAACAATATTAAAAATAAAGATAATCAGATCATTAATCCTTATTTAGCCATAAAATACGAAGAGCAAACTCAACCGAATCTTCCTATTCACTTGGTTGCAGAATATAAAAACGTTTCACAATTTTCTGTGAAGATTTATGTAGTAAAAGATGATCTTTTATCTTTCATTCAATATGCTAAAAATCCGTATAACAATGCTTTTTCAAAGGTTAAAAAGAGTTTGTTGAAAACAGAAACTTTTAATTTGGCTGATACGAAAGATTATCAGCTTCACAAAACTTCGCTTGAAATAAAGCCGCTGCCTTCAGGAATTTATGTTGCAGAATACGCGGTTGCAGGAGTAGATGGGAAAGATATGGAATCGAGACAGAATTTTTACTTTTTAGTTTCAAATCACAAGATTATTTATCAGTCTAGAAATGACAGAAACCAGCTTTTGAATGTATTAAAATTGGTGAATTCTGAAAACGGAAAACCAATCAATAATGAAAATTTGACTTTCCATGAGTTTGTGCAGAATAAAAATTTAAATAAAGCTAACGGAAAAACAGATGAAAAGGGAGTTTTTAAATTTCCTGTCACTACAAACAATGAATATTACAGAACTTTTTTAGTTCAGCAGCAAAAAAGTAATGATTTCCAGATAATGGAAGTTTATGGAAATCAATCTAATGAAGCTGTAAATTACGAGGTAAATAATCTGGAAAAAGCTCAGATATTTTTAGACAGAGCGATTTACAGACCCGGACAAACGGTTTATTTTAAAGCTATTAATACTAAATCTGTTGGTCAAAAAGAAAACGTAATTTCTAATCTGAAACAGAGAATTACATTGAAAGATTCTAACGACGAAGAGGTGAGTTCACAGGATTTTACTACAAATGAATTTGGTTCTTATCACGGAAGTTTTATTTTACCGAAAGGAAAATTGAACGGACAATTTACTCTGTCTGTGAATAAAGGTGATGATGATATGCAATATTTGGGTGTGGCATATTTTCAGGTAGAAGAATACAAACGTCCGAAATTTGAAGTCACATTTGATCCTGTAAAAGATGAATACAAATATGGACAAACCATCGAATTGAAAGGAAAAGCCATGATGTTTTCAGGAGTTGCCCTGAGTAATACCAACGTTAATTACGAAATTAAAAAGCAGAATATAAGATGGAGATACTTTCCTTGGTATCCAAATAACCATGATAACGAAAATTCGATCTTAGGTGAAGCAAAAACGAACGAAAAGGGAGAATTTATTATAAAACTAGATCTTAAAAAAGACGAAAAATTAGAAGGTATTCAAATTGATAATTATCAAATCAGTGCTTCTGCGACCGACATCAACGGTGAAACACAAACTGCAAATACCAATCTGAAAGTTTCTTCAGTTTCTCATTACATCAAAGCTGATGATATTAAAAATATTTTCGCAGACGAAAATGTAAAGCTGAAGGTTGAAACTAAAAATTATAACGAGCAAAATCTGAAAAAAGCTTATCAGGTAAGATTAAAAAAGCTCGAGTCTCCCGAGAGAATTTTCAGAAATAATTTTAAATCTGATATCCAAAATTTTCCTCAATTGTCGAAAGAAGAATTTATCAAGAAATTCCCGCACGATTTGTATGATAAAAATGATGAATTGAAAAACTGGAAGTCTACAATTGTTTTTGAAAAAACTCAGAAACCAGTTGGCGACAAAAAAGAACAATCAGCCAACCTAGATTTAGGAAAATTAGAAGCTGGGGATTATATGTTGGAATTGTACAATATTGAAGGAAAAGACACGATAAAATCTTCTCAGAATTTTAATGTTTGGGATAAAAAATCTTTGAAACCCAATCAGAAAACTTTCTTAACGGTTTTAGAACCTAAAGATGAATTTTCAAGAGGAGAGAAAGCAAAAATCTATGTGTATTCTGCAATTCCTGATGCTTTGGTTAATGTTTTTGTGCAGGATGGTTCAGGAAAAACAATTTCTGAAGTTCAAAAATTTAAAAATGGAATTTTAGAATTTACGGTTGATATTCCGAAAGAAAAAAGCGTAACCAATTTGAATGTTCAGTTTCAGGTTGTCGCTTTTAATGATGTGCAGACAGAAACGGTTGATTTAAAAATAAAAGATACCGCACAGCCTTTGAAAATAGAAACGGTGACATTTAGAGATAAATTAGAACCCAATTCTAAAGAAAAATGGACAGTGAAAGTTGTTGGAACTGGCAAAGAAAAAATCAACGCAGAAGTTCTGGCCAATATGTATGATAAGTCTTTAGATCAGTTTGCTGTGAATACTTTTGGTTGGGAAAAATTGTATATGCCGTATTCAATTATTAGCTCTTATGAAATTAGAGAGTACTTATCTCAGAAAAATTACCAGAGAAGAGTGCAATATTATAATGGAAAATTTGTATCTGTTCCACAATTTAATTGGTTTGATGGGAGAATTATTGGTTCAGACCTAGACAACGATGGTGATGGTGTCTTAGATAGAGATGATGCATGTCCTACCGTTCCAGGTTATTCAGAATACAATGGTTGTCCAAAACCAAAAATGGTTACAGCAAATGAGATAGAATCTAGTATTGCCTCACCTGCGCCAATGGCTGCTGGGGGCAAAAATATTGAAGAAGTCGTAGTTTTAGGGTATAATAAAACAATTACAAAAAGAAGTACTGTAGCAAGTAATACTGTGCAAAGTGCAGATAGTATGGTTGATATAAAATCATCCAAAGAAGAATTAGATAAGATCCCAGTCCGTCAAAACTTAAACGAAACAGCATTCTTCTACCCAGATTTAAAAACCGATGCAGAAGGAAATGTCAATTTCGAATTCACGTCTCCGGAAGCTCTGACAAAATGGAAATTAATGTTTTTAGCTCATACAAAAGAAGCAAGAGCAGCAACATTGGAAAAAGAAGTGGTAACGCAAAAAGAATTTTCGGTAACGCCGAATTATCCGAGATTTTTAAGAGAAGGTGATGAGCTGAATTTGCAGTCTAAATTATCAAATTTAACAAGCAAAAAACTAAGCGGTACTGCACAGTTGCAAATTCTTGATGCATTTACGAATGAAGATATTTCAGTAAAATTTGGTTTAATTTCAAGCGTTCAAAATTTTGATTTAAATGAAAATGGCAATTCTGCTTTGATGTGGAAAGTGAAAGTTCCGAATAACGTTTCATCAATTATTTTAAAAGTAATTGCCAAAGGCGGTCAATATTCTGATGGAGAACAAAAAGCAATTGCTATTCTTCCAAACAGAATGTTGGTGACAGATGCTTTGCCAATTTTTGTAAAAGAAGGCGAAACGAAAACTTTTGAACTCGAAAATCTTAAAAATGCTAATTCTACAACGATTTCGAATGTTTCAAATACGTTAGAATTGACGACCAACCCGATTTGGGAAATTATGTTTGCGCTTCCGAGTCTGAAAAATGATCAGAATAATTCTGCGGATGTAATTTTTAATAAATGGTTTGCAGATGTATTGGCTTCTGAGATTTTTAAATCTAATCCTAAGCTGAAAACTGTTTTCGAAGAATATCAGAATAAAGGTTTATTGGGTTCAAATCTTGAAAAAAATCAGGAACTGAAGCAATTGTTGCTGGAAGAAACTCCGTGGGTTTTGGAAAGTAAAAATGAAGAAGAACAAATGCAGAAATTAGCGTTGCTTTTTGATGCCAATACAATGAAGAATTCGATCAATCAGGATTGGGACGATTTCAAAAAACTTCAAAATCCAGACGGTGGCTTCTCCTGGTATTCCGGATATCCGAGCTCATATTCTACCTCACTTTATATTCTTAAAAATTTAGGAAAAATCAATGCTTGGCTGAAAGATAATGTTAAAGACTATCAAAGTTCTGAGCAGAAAGAATTAGTTGCTAATTTGGTAAGATATGTTGATGGCGAGATTGAAAAATATTATGATGCAAAAAGAGACAATGTTTGGAATAACTGGAGTTTAGATTATCTCGACACCAGAAATTATTGGGAAAAAGAATATCCTCTGAAAGGAAAAGGAGCAAGTTTAAAATCTTTGGTTAAACAAAAAGCGACAACTGCGAAGATTACTGATTTTACGTTTTTTGGATTGCATCGTACAGCTTTATTAATGAATGATTATGGTATAAAAGATGTTTCAGAAAAATTTTTAAACTATTTAAAAGAAACTTCGGTGGATTCAAAATCTCAGGGAACTTACTGGAAACAGAATCTCGATGATTGGGGTTGGTTCAGCTCAAAAGTGGTGAATCATGCCGGCGCCTTGGAAGTCTTCAATAAATTAAAGCCAAATGACCAAAAATTCATTGAAGACATGAAAATCTGGCTGATCACGCAAAAAGAAGTGAATTCTTGGGGAAGCTCCAGAGGAACTGCAGAAGTGATTTTCACGATTTTAAATTCAGGAAAATCTTGGACTTCAGCACAAAGCGATAAAGCAACCATCATTTGGGGCGGAAAAGAATTGAAACCGCAAACTCAGGCAACAGGGTATGTAAAATCTACGGTGAAAACTGATATTTTAGATACAAATTTAGCAACCGTAACCGTTACAAAACTAGGCGCGGGAATTGTTCAGGGAGGTTTATTCTGGCAATATTATGAAGATTTAAATAAGATAAAATCTTCAGAAAATTACATTTCAATTACGAAGGAACTGTATAAAAAAGTCAAAACGGTAAACGGTGAAGAATTACAGAAGATATTACCGGAAACTCCATTAAAAGTTGGTGATAAAGTAACGGTAAGAATGATTTTAAATACCGACAGAGCAATGGAATTTATTCATATAAAAGACATGAGAGCGGCAGGATTTGAGCCTTTGGACGTGATTTCAGGATACCAGTGGAAAAATAATCTTGGCTATTATCAATCGACCAAAGACGCATCTACCAACTTCTATATTGAATCGATGCCTAAAGGAAAATATGTATTTGAATATGATTTTGTTACGAATGCTTCTGGAAAATTCTCAAACGGAATTACGACGATGCAAAATTATTATGCTCCGCAGATGAATGCTCATACAAAGGGAACTACTATTATAATTGCGGAATAA
- a CDS encoding UbiA prenyltransferase family protein — translation MNFLKVLKKYVIDSQLYVSLMGTLFSVFFMEEQNTFRFPTICLIFITYFSGYLYTKYQNTRHFYKIFILNIFAGLISAVLIILNHNEIRLLKWFIIVVLGLLYNSFFLENYIRKIPFLKVFYVGLVWALVNCWLTLPQFNLPIFLISFFFITALVLPFDIRDMKSDTVETFPKLIGIQNTKYIAYILVFVSCILSVFYLDVLFSVGYFLTTIFTFILIYFSENKRSDSYYSFWVESCSGLPLLFLWFLNYFVK, via the coding sequence ATGAATTTCTTAAAAGTACTGAAAAAATATGTCATAGACAGCCAACTTTACGTATCCTTAATGGGAACGCTTTTTTCGGTATTTTTCATGGAGGAGCAAAACACATTCCGTTTTCCAACTATATGTCTGATATTCATTACTTATTTCAGCGGTTACCTCTACACGAAATATCAAAATACGCGACATTTTTACAAAATTTTTATCTTAAATATATTTGCAGGACTTATTTCTGCAGTTTTAATTATTCTTAATCATAATGAAATACGTCTCCTGAAATGGTTTATTATTGTCGTTTTAGGCTTATTGTACAACAGCTTTTTTCTTGAAAATTACATCCGTAAAATTCCTTTTCTGAAGGTTTTTTATGTAGGATTGGTTTGGGCTTTGGTCAATTGCTGGCTGACTTTACCTCAATTTAACCTTCCTATTTTTTTGATCAGTTTTTTTTTCATCACAGCTTTGGTTCTGCCATTCGATATACGTGATATGAAAAGCGATACCGTCGAAACTTTTCCAAAATTGATCGGAATTCAAAACACGAAATATATTGCTTATATATTGGTTTTTGTTTCGTGCATTTTATCTGTTTTTTATCTGGATGTTCTGTTTTCTGTCGGCTATTTTTTAACCACAATTTTTACCTTTATTTTAATTTATTTTTCTGAAAATAAAAGAAGTGACTCCTATTATTCTTTTTGGGTAGAATCTTGCTCGGGTTTGCCCTTATTGTTTCTTTGGTTTCTCAATTATTTTGTGAAATGA
- a CDS encoding recombinase yields the protein MKFLSTSTKNFEAVLKKYFSFKNETLSLEPFAEFLEAIKKADFTDVLNCFKANPNLADHFKYYIHNIFEDRPFNLSLTEANILSENAFFPELKKRILNKILPPVEHEKTVWYMVDNISFRPKKDLEYLHNLPENEMNEFFDVLGISDFIQKKKVKRELIFSMNILSWRVTGMALEVEVVRMAPEYRNFDNPFLALQNELEALAEEFKVNPEIQLHSKDSRYKQIKIYISQCLDFVNIAFKNSSKYGISGKINQSLIKIRQQTQRISEIAQLLIIDSNADVIIKSKQLMFNVLSYKSHKNNISELFNDSTRMISHLITNHTAETGSHYITSNRKQYMKMFMKASGGGIIVGALCVLKMLYGFMPGSDFYHAFLYSLNYAMGFVMIYLMGFTLATKQPAMTAATMTKVLSEQGNTKRNNTEFADLVSKLFRSQFIAFVGNVLLAFPVALAIIYGLDVFFSQNLAVERSEKLLKDLDPFNSKAILHASIAGFYLFISGIISGNIGNNSVFFQIPDRIAKNQSIKRVFGAKFANRLSVYYAKNWAGIISNFWFGVFLGATAPIGLFFGLDLDIRHITFAAGNFALGLYGKDFSVDSYTFWIALLTVFIIGFFNFLVSFSLSMFLAFRSRKLNFGEVSEIYKEIFRYFIKNPLKFFIPLRSSFDFKTSDMVKKTIPTKSEDQ from the coding sequence ATGAAATTTCTCAGTACAAGTACAAAAAATTTTGAAGCTGTTCTTAAAAAATACTTTTCTTTTAAGAACGAAACGCTTTCTCTGGAGCCTTTTGCTGAGTTTCTGGAAGCCATTAAGAAAGCAGATTTTACTGATGTTCTCAATTGCTTTAAGGCAAATCCTAATCTTGCTGACCATTTCAAATACTATATTCACAACATTTTTGAAGACCGGCCTTTCAATTTATCGCTTACCGAGGCCAATATTTTATCAGAAAACGCCTTTTTTCCTGAATTAAAAAAACGGATTTTAAATAAAATATTACCGCCCGTAGAGCATGAAAAAACGGTTTGGTATATGGTAGATAACATCAGTTTCAGACCCAAAAAAGATTTGGAATATCTGCATAATCTACCGGAAAATGAGATGAATGAGTTTTTTGATGTTCTCGGTATCTCAGATTTTATTCAGAAAAAAAAGGTAAAAAGAGAGCTTATCTTTTCTATGAATATTCTTTCTTGGCGTGTTACAGGGATGGCTCTCGAAGTTGAGGTCGTAAGAATGGCGCCTGAGTACAGAAATTTCGATAATCCTTTTTTGGCTTTACAGAATGAGCTTGAAGCTTTAGCAGAAGAGTTTAAAGTAAATCCGGAAATACAACTACATTCCAAAGACAGCAGATACAAGCAAATAAAAATTTATATCAGTCAATGTCTTGACTTTGTGAATATTGCGTTCAAGAATTCCTCAAAATACGGTATATCTGGGAAGATCAATCAGTCGCTGATCAAAATACGTCAGCAGACACAAAGAATTTCTGAAATCGCTCAATTGCTGATTATAGATAGCAACGCCGATGTTATTATTAAGTCTAAACAGTTGATGTTTAATGTATTAAGTTACAAATCTCATAAAAATAATATTTCTGAGCTTTTCAACGACAGTACGAGAATGATTTCCCATCTCATCACTAATCATACAGCGGAAACGGGCAGTCATTACATTACCTCAAACCGCAAGCAGTACATGAAAATGTTTATGAAAGCAAGCGGCGGAGGAATCATTGTTGGTGCTTTGTGTGTGCTGAAAATGTTGTATGGTTTCATGCCGGGAAGTGATTTTTACCATGCATTTTTATATTCGTTAAATTATGCAATGGGATTTGTGATGATCTATCTCATGGGATTTACACTTGCTACAAAACAGCCTGCAATGACGGCTGCAACAATGACTAAGGTACTTTCTGAACAGGGAAATACGAAAAGAAATAATACAGAATTTGCAGATCTTGTCTCAAAACTGTTCAGGAGCCAGTTTATAGCTTTTGTTGGGAATGTATTGCTGGCTTTTCCGGTGGCATTAGCAATTATTTATGGTTTGGATGTTTTTTTCTCACAAAATTTAGCGGTTGAAAGATCTGAGAAATTACTGAAAGATTTAGATCCCTTTAACTCTAAGGCGATTCTCCACGCAAGTATTGCGGGATTTTATCTATTTATCTCCGGGATTATCTCAGGAAATATTGGTAATAACTCGGTGTTTTTTCAGATTCCGGACAGAATTGCGAAAAACCAATCAATTAAAAGGGTTTTCGGAGCTAAATTTGCGAACAGACTTTCAGTTTATTATGCGAAGAATTGGGCCGGTATCATTTCAAATTTTTGGTTTGGTGTTTTCCTGGGTGCAACGGCGCCGATAGGTTTGTTTTTTGGTTTAGATCTAGACATTCGTCACATTACATTTGCCGCAGGAAATTTTGCTTTAGGATTGTATGGTAAAGATTTTAGCGTAGATTCTTACACATTCTGGATTGCACTTTTAACCGTTTTTATTATCGGATTTTTCAACTTTTTGGTAAGTTTTAGCTTATCGATGTTTTTGGCATTTAGATCCAGAAAACTGAATTTTGGCGAGGTTAGTGAGATTTATAAAGAGATTTTCAGGTATTTTATCAAAAATCCGCTGAAATTTTTTATTCCGTTGCGTTCAAGTTTTGACTTTAAAACCTCGGATATGGTAAAAAAGACAATTCCTACAAAATCTGAAGATCAGTAA